CGACGTGGAGAACGCCTACCGGCTGATCGCCGACTTCCAGGGCGGGCCGCTGGAAGGGCTTGCCGCCGATGCCCCGGTGACCGCCGACGTCACCGCCATGCTCGGCGGCAGGGTGCTGGAGCAGTATGTCGAGTATGTGGAACAGAACGGCCACTGGCGCCTGTCCATCCTGGCCATGCCGGCGGAGGGCAAGCCGCTGGAGTTGCGCGCCTACCTCAAACGTGACGCTACGCCGCTGTCCGAGACCTGGACCTATACCCTGCCAACGGAAAACGATATCAAAGGGAATGGCAAATGATCCCGCATAACGAAGCGTCCTGCATTCAGGCCGTCAACCGCCTGTACTGCTATCTGCGTCATGCGGGGCTCGACGCGCAGGCGGCCTGCGAACAGGTCCAGGCCCGGATGCAGCGGATCCTGGATACCCGCGGCAGCATCAATCCGGCACGGCTCACCCACGAGCCGCTGCCGGCCGTGCAGTTACGCCTGCCGCAACCCGCATCCGCCCCCGCCGTGCGCCGCGGCCATCTCGGCTATCCCGCCGTCCGCTGACCCCATCCGGTCGGACACGGCATGACTCCCCCGTCCCAGCGCAGCCACGGCGCCGCCCGGATCTGGCGCGCCGCCGCCATCCGCCGCCGGCTGCTGATGCTGCTGCTGGTCACAGCCCAGACCGCGGGCGCGACCTACATCATGCTGGGCGTGCTCCCCTACCAGGGTTCCACCCTGATCGAACAGGCCCTGCTGGCGCTGTTCGCCGTGCTCTTCGCCTGGATCTCCATTGGTTTCTGGATGGCCGTGTTCGGCTTTGTCATCCGCCGCCTGGGCGGGGATTCCAGGAGCCTGCTCGCGCGCTACCCAACGGCCTGGCTGGACAACCGCGAACTCGCGCCGACGGCCGTCGTGTTCCCCATCTACCATGAGGACGTGCAGCGCACCTTTGCCGGTGTGAGGGAAACCTATCGGGACCTCGCCGCCAGCGGCCGGCTCGAGGCCTTCGAGTTCTTCATTCTCTCCGACAGCCGCGACCCGGATGTCTGGCTGGAGGAACAAACGGCCTGGTACCGGCTGTGCGAGGAACTCGACGCCCATGGACGCCTGCATTACCGGCGTCGCAGCATCAACCTCAACCGCAAGACCGGCAACATCGCCGATTTTCTGCGCCGCTGGGGTTCTCGGTATACTTATATGATAGTCATGGACGCCGACAGCCTGATCGGTGGCGACAATCTGGTGCGCATGGTGCAGCTGATGCAGGCCGCGCCCCAGGTCGGGATCCTGCAGACCAGCCCGCGCATCGTCAACGCCGGCACCGCCTATGCCCGTCTGCAGCAGTTCGGCAACCATTTGTACGGGCCGCTGTTCACCGCCGGCCTGGCCTCGCTGCAGCTGGGTGATGCGGTATTCTGGGGGCACAACGCGGTGATCCGCGTCGCCCCCTTCATGCGCCATTGCGGCCTGCGCCGTCTCACCGGCCGGGGCTTTCTCGGCGGCAGCGTGCTCAGCCACGACTTCGTCGAGGCCGCGCTGATGCGCCGCGCCGGCCACGAGGTATGGCTGGAACCGGAACTGGCACAGAGTTTCGAGGAATCCCCGCCGAGCCTGATCGACGACCTGACGCGCGACCGCCGCTGGGCCTACGGCAATCTCCAGCACCTGTACTTTCTGTTCCGGCCGGGCCTGCGCCTGGCCCACCGCTTCGCCTTTGCCCAGGGCATCATGGCCTACCTCACCTCGCCCCTGTGGTTCCTGTTCCTGGTGCTGGCCACCGCCGAGGTCACCCAGTTCATCATCTGGCCGGTGGACTACTTTCCCGAGTCGCACCAGCTGCACCCGCTGTGGCCGCAGTGGCAGCCGCAGTGGGCGCTGCGGCTGGTGTCCAGCGTTCTGTTCGTGCTGTTCCTGCCCAAGCTGCTGGCAGTGATCGACCTGCTGCTGGATCGGCCGCGTCTGCGGGCGATGGGCGGCACTGTCCGCATCCTGCTCGGTACCGGGCTGGAACTGCTGCTGTCCGTGCTGCTGGCCCCGATCCGGATGCTGGCCCATTCACGCTTCGTGATGGAAACCCTGTTCAACCTGGAGATCCACTGGGCCGGCCAGAACCGCACCGAGGAACTGCGCTGGCGCTCGGCGCTGCGGCAGCACGCGCCCGGCAGCCTGCTGGCCCTGGGCTGGGCGGGATTCGCCTTCTGGCTCAAGCCGCTGTTCGTGTTCTGGTCTCTGCCCATTGCGCTGCCGCTGATCTTCGCCGCGCCGATCTCGGTCTGGCTGAGCCGCTATCGCAATGGCCTGGCTCTGCGCCGTTCCCGCCTCCTGCTCGCGCCGGAGGAATCCCGGCTGCCGACCGTTCTGACCCGGCTGGAGCAGCCGGTGCTGCCCGCGGTGAACGGGCTGTCGCCCTTCGAACTGGCCATTGTCGATCCCTGGCGCAATGCCCTGCATCGGCAGCTGGCCCGGCGTGGCGGCGATCTGGCCGGCCGTGGGGAAATCCGCATGACGCTGGTCGAGCAGTGCCGGACGGGCGGCCCCCGGGCACTGGCGCGCTGGCAGCGCGACTGGCTGGCGCAGGACGCCCCGGCCCTGCAGCAATTGCACGAGGCCGCCTGGAGCGCGGATGCGCCGACGTACTGGAAACAGCTGATCGATGGCCTGTGCCGCACGCCGGCGCTCGCCGACGCCGGGGGTGCGGCAGGCCGCGTCCCGGCTGAGCCTCAGTCCTGGGGCGCGTAAGGGGCGGGCCGCGGGATGGTGGCCGTGGTCAGGCCCTGGCCGTCGCCATAGGACAGCGGTTGCCAGGTAGGCGATG
This sequence is a window from Thiohalobacter thiocyanaticus. Protein-coding genes within it:
- the mdoH gene encoding glucans biosynthesis glucosyltransferase MdoH; the protein is MTPPSQRSHGAARIWRAAAIRRRLLMLLLVTAQTAGATYIMLGVLPYQGSTLIEQALLALFAVLFAWISIGFWMAVFGFVIRRLGGDSRSLLARYPTAWLDNRELAPTAVVFPIYHEDVQRTFAGVRETYRDLAASGRLEAFEFFILSDSRDPDVWLEEQTAWYRLCEELDAHGRLHYRRRSINLNRKTGNIADFLRRWGSRYTYMIVMDADSLIGGDNLVRMVQLMQAAPQVGILQTSPRIVNAGTAYARLQQFGNHLYGPLFTAGLASLQLGDAVFWGHNAVIRVAPFMRHCGLRRLTGRGFLGGSVLSHDFVEAALMRRAGHEVWLEPELAQSFEESPPSLIDDLTRDRRWAYGNLQHLYFLFRPGLRLAHRFAFAQGIMAYLTSPLWFLFLVLATAEVTQFIIWPVDYFPESHQLHPLWPQWQPQWALRLVSSVLFVLFLPKLLAVIDLLLDRPRLRAMGGTVRILLGTGLELLLSVLLAPIRMLAHSRFVMETLFNLEIHWAGQNRTEELRWRSALRQHAPGSLLALGWAGFAFWLKPLFVFWSLPIALPLIFAAPISVWLSRYRNGLALRRSRLLLAPEESRLPTVLTRLEQPVLPAVNGLSPFELAIVDPWRNALHRQLARRGGDLAGRGEIRMTLVEQCRTGGPRALARWQRDWLAQDAPALQQLHEAAWSADAPTYWKQLIDGLCRTPALADAGGAAGRVPAEPQSWGA